One Peribacillus simplex NBRC 15720 = DSM 1321 genomic region harbors:
- a CDS encoding alpha/beta fold hydrolase: MESHTIKGVERVGNMEIYFEYDRIDDSLPTLVLLHGFLSSSFSFRKLVPYLIKEFNVISVDLPPFGQSGKEYRYTYSFRNIAKSVVMFLEGKGIRKFSTIGHSMGGQISLQLIKSYPDLVDHAILLAGSGYQPGYSEKMKMVSYLPFFSFGIKRYLQKSGIEKNLKNVVHDPAMIDDEMRQGYLGPFIKKHDIFRALGRMLRDKEVDLLKEDLSDIHTPCLLIWGRHDRVVPLNIGQRLHEDLPNSELVVIEDSGHLLPEEKPAEVYQLIKGFIGVATPT, encoded by the coding sequence ATGGAAAGTCATACAATCAAAGGTGTCGAACGGGTGGGTAATATGGAAATCTATTTTGAATATGACCGAATCGATGATTCCCTCCCCACCCTTGTCCTGCTTCATGGATTTTTGTCATCGAGCTTCAGTTTCCGTAAATTAGTGCCCTATTTAATCAAGGAGTTCAATGTGATCTCAGTAGACCTCCCCCCATTCGGGCAAAGCGGAAAAGAATATCGATATACATATTCATTCCGGAACATCGCTAAATCCGTCGTTATGTTCTTAGAAGGAAAAGGCATCAGGAAATTCAGTACCATCGGCCATTCCATGGGCGGGCAGATTTCCCTGCAGCTCATCAAATCATATCCTGATCTTGTCGACCATGCCATTCTTCTTGCAGGTTCAGGCTATCAGCCCGGATATTCGGAAAAAATGAAGATGGTCAGTTACCTGCCTTTCTTTTCATTCGGGATAAAGCGGTATCTACAAAAATCAGGTATCGAAAAGAACTTGAAAAATGTCGTCCATGACCCGGCCATGATTGACGATGAAATGCGACAGGGATATCTAGGACCATTCATAAAGAAGCATGATATTTTCCGGGCATTGGGGAGGATGCTTCGAGATAAGGAAGTCGATTTGTTGAAGGAGGACCTAAGTGATATTCATACACCATGCCTGCTTATTTGGGGAAGGCATGACCGAGTGGTGCCATTGAATATTGGCCAAAGGCTCCATGAAGACCTGCCTAATTCCGAGCTTGTTGTCATTGAGGATTCCGGGCACCTTCTTCCAGAGGAGAAACCGGCAGAAGTGTATCAATTAATCAAGGGGTTTATTGGAGTAGCCACCCCAACGTAA
- a CDS encoding Lrp/AsnC family transcriptional regulator, producing the protein MHLNEEELEVLRIIENNSRIDLKDLAKMTDQSDSDIEITLKKLEDMRVIVRYLTVINWAKVDEYHGVTAMIDVKVTPKRGVGFDEVAKRIYKFKEVESVYLMSGAYDLSVIVEGRSMNEVASFVSEKLSTLDSVISTTTHFIMKKYKHDGTIFDQTEEDKRIVVSP; encoded by the coding sequence ATGCACTTGAATGAAGAGGAATTGGAAGTCTTGAGAATCATTGAAAATAACAGCCGGATTGATCTGAAGGATTTGGCTAAAATGACCGATCAATCAGATTCGGACATTGAAATAACATTGAAGAAATTAGAAGATATGCGGGTTATTGTACGTTACTTAACGGTCATTAACTGGGCAAAAGTGGATGAATACCATGGTGTCACAGCGATGATCGATGTAAAAGTCACTCCAAAACGCGGCGTCGGTTTCGATGAGGTCGCAAAAAGAATTTACAAATTCAAAGAAGTCGAGTCCGTTTATTTAATGTCTGGGGCTTATGATCTTTCAGTCATTGTCGAAGGACGTTCGATGAACGAAGTAGCAAGCTTTGTTTCGGAAAAGCTTTCGACACTGGATTCCGTCATTTCTACGACGACTCACTTCATTATGAAAAAATACAAGCATGATGGCACCATTTTTGATCAAACTGAAGAAGATAAGCGGATAGTGGTGTCACCATGA
- a CDS encoding aminotransferase — MIKTSYVSKTIAELKPSGIRRFFDLAANLEGVVSLGVGEPDFVTSWAVREAAINSLEEGYTSYTANAGLYELRSEISGYMEKQFHVSYRPEDQIIVTVGASQALDIALRTILNPGEEVIVVEPCFVAYAPLVTMAGGIPVTVQTSKEDDFKLTPQQLEAAITPKTKAVLICSPNNPTGTQLGHEELVMLADIVKKHDLLVISDEIYAELAYDEKFTSFAAIDGMLERTIVINGFSKGFAMTGWRLGFVCAPKEISEAMLKLHQYAMMCAPTVAQHAALEALKHGMQDVEEMRRSYRRRRNYIVKSFNEMGLDCHNPGGAFYAFPSIEKTGMTSMEFAEKLLTEELVAVVPGDVFGESGEGHIRCSYASSMEQLQEALRRMERFMKNHCQ; from the coding sequence ATGATTAAAACGAGTTATGTTTCAAAAACGATTGCAGAGCTTAAACCATCAGGCATCCGCCGCTTTTTTGACTTGGCTGCCAATTTGGAAGGGGTAGTCTCTCTTGGTGTGGGTGAACCGGATTTCGTTACGTCTTGGGCAGTAAGGGAAGCGGCGATCAACTCCTTGGAGGAAGGATATACCTCATATACGGCCAATGCCGGATTATATGAATTGAGGTCGGAAATCAGCGGGTATATGGAGAAGCAGTTCCATGTTTCTTATAGGCCAGAGGATCAAATCATTGTCACGGTCGGAGCAAGCCAGGCCCTCGATATTGCCCTGAGGACCATCTTGAATCCAGGTGAGGAAGTCATTGTCGTCGAACCTTGTTTCGTCGCCTATGCACCGCTTGTGACCATGGCAGGGGGAATACCGGTCACGGTCCAAACATCCAAGGAAGATGACTTTAAGTTGACTCCCCAACAGCTTGAAGCGGCGATCACGCCTAAAACGAAGGCAGTTTTAATCTGTTCACCGAATAACCCGACGGGAACACAGCTTGGGCATGAAGAATTAGTGATGCTTGCTGACATCGTTAAAAAGCATGACTTGCTGGTGATTTCCGATGAAATCTATGCCGAACTTGCTTATGATGAGAAATTCACTTCTTTTGCTGCCATTGACGGCATGCTTGAGCGGACAATTGTCATCAATGGGTTTTCGAAAGGGTTTGCGATGACTGGATGGCGTCTTGGGTTCGTTTGTGCACCTAAGGAAATTTCCGAAGCGATGCTTAAGCTTCATCAATATGCGATGATGTGTGCGCCGACCGTTGCGCAACATGCTGCATTGGAAGCTTTAAAGCACGGTATGCAGGATGTGGAAGAAATGCGTCGGAGTTATCGGAGAAGGCGAAATTATATCGTGAAATCATTTAATGAGATGGGTCTTGATTGTCATAATCCTGGCGGGGCTTTTTATGCTTTTCCTTCAATTGAGAAAACGGGGATGACTTCAATGGAATTTGCTGAAAAACTTCTGACGGAAGAACTTGTGGCCGTTGTACCGGGTGATGTGTTCGGGGAAAGCGGTGAAGGGCATATCCGATGTTCGTATGCATCCTCCATGGAACAGCTTCAAGAAGCGCTTAGAAGGATGGAACGTTTCATGAAGAATCATTGCCAATAA
- a CDS encoding helix-turn-helix domain-containing protein encodes MSNIAKNIRQYRENHNLTQQELALKLRIGTKKIEKYESGESVPDTQTILRLSTVLDIPASEFLKDAQTGNAAGIDEDIKKLIEEIGTKKAELILRTAKDFSEEQILNVMHTLYNTQA; translated from the coding sequence ATGTCAAATATCGCGAAGAATATCCGGCAATACCGAGAAAATCACAACCTCACTCAACAGGAACTGGCTTTAAAATTACGAATCGGCACGAAGAAAATTGAAAAATATGAATCGGGTGAATCGGTTCCTGATACACAAACCATTTTACGGCTTTCCACCGTTCTTGACATTCCAGCTTCAGAATTCCTGAAGGATGCCCAAACTGGGAACGCCGCTGGTATCGACGAGGACATAAAAAAACTGATTGAAGAAATCGGAACCAAAAAAGCGGAGCTCATTCTAAGAACAGCTAAGGACTTTAGCGAAGAACAAATTCTGAATGTTATGCATACTTTATATAATACACAAGCTTAA
- a CDS encoding sodium-dependent transporter: protein MSKQDQWTSKLGFILAAAGSAIGLGAIWKLPYMTGANGGGVFFLLFILFTLLIGAPILIAEFTIGRNAQKDAISAYKHIAPGKPWALIGYGGVVASIILLSFFSVVGGWIISYLARSFTGSLSNLTQEEYGNFFNTIISNPYETVIAQLLFMVFTIWVVQGGVSKGIEKANKYMMPSLFILFIILLIRSLTLDGAIEGVKFFLKPDFSALTGETILLALGQSFFALSVGVSVMVTYASYLSKKEDITKSAFSVVGLNIFISLLAGLVIFPAVFALGFSPSSGPGLVFVVLPAVFNEMALGGIFMFIFFILLLFATLTTAFSILEIVVAAMIKGDAAKRKKASWIAGITVFLIGIPSALSFGVLSDVKIFNLSIFDFADYLTSNIALPVGALFISLFIGYQMKRIEVQKEFESGADTGRSLFKLWYFLIRYIVPIMIILVFLKSTNLI, encoded by the coding sequence ATGTCAAAACAAGATCAATGGACTTCAAAACTTGGGTTCATACTGGCAGCCGCGGGATCCGCTATTGGATTGGGTGCCATCTGGAAGCTCCCATATATGACTGGGGCAAATGGTGGAGGGGTCTTTTTCCTGCTCTTCATTTTATTCACCCTACTTATCGGTGCACCGATATTAATAGCGGAATTCACGATTGGCCGCAACGCACAGAAAGATGCCATTAGCGCATATAAACATATCGCCCCGGGAAAACCTTGGGCATTGATTGGATATGGCGGTGTCGTCGCTTCAATCATTCTGCTTTCCTTCTTCAGTGTTGTAGGAGGCTGGATCATCTCTTATTTAGCAAGAAGCTTTACAGGTTCCCTTTCAAACTTGACTCAAGAGGAATATGGGAACTTCTTCAATACGATAATCAGTAATCCTTATGAAACGGTTATCGCTCAGTTATTATTCATGGTCTTTACCATTTGGGTCGTGCAAGGCGGCGTTTCAAAGGGAATTGAAAAGGCGAATAAATATATGATGCCTTCCTTGTTCATTCTTTTCATCATTCTTCTGATCCGTTCCTTGACTCTGGATGGAGCAATCGAGGGTGTTAAATTCTTCTTGAAGCCGGACTTTTCCGCATTAACTGGGGAAACGATCCTATTGGCACTGGGCCAATCCTTCTTTGCGCTAAGTGTCGGTGTTTCCGTGATGGTAACCTACGCATCCTATTTAAGTAAAAAAGAAGATATTACAAAATCGGCCTTTTCAGTAGTTGGCCTGAATATCTTCATTTCCTTGCTGGCAGGTTTGGTCATCTTCCCGGCTGTTTTCGCACTAGGTTTCAGCCCTTCAAGCGGGCCTGGACTAGTTTTTGTCGTGTTGCCTGCCGTCTTCAATGAAATGGCGCTTGGCGGGATCTTCATGTTCATTTTCTTCATATTATTATTATTTGCCACCCTAACGACGGCATTCTCCATTCTCGAAATCGTCGTTGCAGCCATGATCAAGGGTGATGCTGCAAAGCGGAAGAAGGCTTCTTGGATAGCTGGTATCACCGTTTTCCTGATTGGGATTCCAAGCGCATTATCCTTTGGGGTGCTTTCGGATGTGAAGATTTTCAATTTATCCATATTCGATTTCGCTGATTATCTGACAAGCAATATCGCGCTGCCCGTCGGTGCCTTGTTCATATCCCTTTTCATCGGCTATCAAATGAAAAGGATCGAGGTACAAAAGGAGTTCGAATCTGGCGCTGATACCGGCCGATCACTTTTTAAACTTTGGTACTTCCTGATTCGCTACATCGTGCCGATCATGATCATACTCGTATTCCTTAAGTCAACTAACCTCATTTAA
- the yugI gene encoding S1 domain-containing post-transcriptional regulator GSP13, with amino-acid sequence MSEKFEIGAVVAGKVTGIQPYGAFVALDDSTQGLVHISEITHGFVKDINEHLKVGDEVKVKVLSIDSAAGKIGLSIRATEEAPERTEAPKKAPKKRQASVKATSHIESTEGFNTLKDKLQEWIEQSQREDLIKK; translated from the coding sequence ATGTCTGAAAAATTCGAAATTGGTGCGGTAGTTGCTGGTAAAGTAACTGGTATTCAACCATACGGTGCATTTGTTGCTCTAGATGATTCAACTCAAGGTTTAGTTCATATTTCTGAAATTACTCACGGCTTCGTTAAAGATATCAACGAACATTTAAAAGTGGGCGATGAAGTGAAAGTTAAAGTGCTTTCCATCGATTCAGCTGCTGGAAAAATCGGCTTATCGATCCGCGCTACAGAAGAAGCTCCTGAGCGTACTGAAGCTCCGAAAAAAGCTCCGAAAAAACGCCAAGCATCTGTTAAAGCGACATCTCACATCGAATCTACTGAAGGTTTCAACACATTGAAAGACAAACTTCAAGAGTGGATTGAACAATCTCAACGCGAAGACTTAATCAAAAAATAA
- a CDS encoding DUF378 domain-containing protein: MSGIQRTALVLTIIGAINWGLIGFFQFDLVASIFGGQDAGLARIVYGLVGIAGLINLGLLFKPSPEISREPETKPTR; the protein is encoded by the coding sequence TTGAGTGGAATACAAAGAACTGCACTTGTTCTTACAATAATCGGGGCAATCAACTGGGGTTTAATAGGTTTTTTCCAATTTGACTTGGTCGCTTCGATTTTCGGAGGGCAAGATGCTGGATTGGCCCGTATCGTTTATGGATTGGTCGGAATCGCCGGTCTCATTAATCTTGGTCTTCTCTTTAAACCAAGCCCTGAAATTTCCAGAGAGCCTGAAACCAAACCGACTCGTTGA
- a CDS encoding iron-containing alcohol dehydrogenase has product MENFTYKNPTKVIFGKNQLESLKTEIPAYGDKVLLVYGGGSIKKNGLYEKVVNALKDIDAEVHELSGVEPNPRISTVRKGVDLCKEHGIDFVLAVGGGSVIDATKAIVAGAKYEGDPWDLVIKKAPVEGALPFGTVLTLAATGSEANSGSVITNWETKEKYGWGSPLVFPQFSILDPENTFSVPKDQTVYGMVDMMSHVFETYFHPETHAPLQDRFCESLLLTVIETAPKLLEDLEDYEHRATILYAGNLALNGSLGVGYSGDWATHNIEHAVSAVYDIPHAGGLAILFPNWMKHVLHENVARFKQVAVRVFHVDPEGKTDEKAALEGIERLRSFWSSLGAPTNLSDYGIDDSQLEVMADKAMSRGEFGRFKVLNREDVLAILRASL; this is encoded by the coding sequence TTGGAGAATTTCACTTATAAAAATCCTACAAAAGTAATTTTCGGGAAAAATCAGCTTGAAAGCTTAAAAACTGAAATTCCTGCTTATGGCGATAAAGTTTTACTTGTATACGGTGGAGGAAGCATAAAGAAAAATGGCTTATATGAAAAAGTGGTCAATGCCTTGAAAGATATCGATGCAGAGGTGCACGAACTTTCCGGAGTTGAACCGAATCCACGCATCTCAACAGTCCGAAAAGGTGTTGATCTTTGTAAAGAACATGGTATCGACTTTGTCCTTGCTGTTGGAGGAGGAAGCGTTATAGATGCTACAAAGGCCATCGTTGCGGGTGCTAAATACGAGGGAGATCCATGGGATCTCGTCATTAAGAAGGCACCAGTCGAAGGGGCCCTTCCATTCGGAACGGTGCTGACTTTAGCTGCAACCGGCTCTGAGGCGAATTCCGGATCTGTCATAACAAACTGGGAAACAAAAGAGAAATATGGATGGGGAAGTCCATTGGTATTTCCGCAATTCTCCATTTTGGATCCTGAAAATACTTTTTCAGTACCAAAAGACCAAACGGTATACGGAATGGTCGATATGATGTCACATGTGTTCGAAACGTACTTCCATCCGGAAACGCATGCGCCGCTTCAAGACCGTTTTTGTGAATCGCTGTTATTGACGGTGATTGAAACGGCACCTAAACTATTGGAAGACCTGGAGGATTATGAGCACCGGGCTACTATCCTGTATGCCGGGAACCTAGCCTTGAATGGGTCGCTTGGGGTCGGTTACAGCGGAGATTGGGCAACGCATAACATTGAACATGCCGTTTCAGCTGTTTATGACATCCCGCATGCAGGAGGATTGGCCATCTTATTCCCAAATTGGATGAAGCATGTGCTCCATGAAAATGTCGCACGCTTTAAACAAGTTGCAGTCCGTGTATTCCATGTAGATCCGGAAGGTAAAACGGATGAGAAAGCGGCCCTTGAAGGTATTGAAAGACTTAGGTCATTTTGGAGCAGCTTAGGGGCGCCGACCAATCTTTCAGATTATGGCATCGATGACTCACAATTGGAAGTCATGGCTGATAAAGCGATGAGCAGAGGGGAATTTGGACGATTCAAAGTCCTGAACCGTGAAGATGTCCTTGCCATTTTACGGGCTTCATTATAA
- a CDS encoding glucose-6-phosphate isomerase, with protein sequence MAHIRFDYSKALPFFGEHEITYLQDAVKVAHHSLHEQTGAGNEYLGWLDLPANYDKEEFSRIKKAAAKIKEDSEVLLVIGIGGSYLGARAAVEMLQHSFYNILPSDKRNAPQILFVGNNISSTYMQDVMDLLENRDFSINVISKSGTTTEPALAFRIFRKLLEQKYGVEEAKGRIYATTDKEKGALKTVATEEGFQTFVIPDDVGGRYSVLTAVGLLPIAVSGADIDQIMEGAERARVDFSSSELGENQAYQYAAVRNILYNKGKTIEMLINYEPGLQYFSEWWKQLFGESEGKDQKGIFPSSANFSTDLHSLGQYVQEGRRDLFETVIKVEKARHEILIEEAANDLDGLNYLTGETVQFVNNKAFEGTLLAHTDGGVPNLIVTVPQLDAYTFGYLVYFFEKACAMSGYLLGVNPFDQPGVEAYKVNMFALLGKPGYEKKKAELEQRL encoded by the coding sequence ATGGCCCATATTCGTTTCGATTATTCAAAAGCCCTGCCGTTTTTCGGGGAGCATGAAATTACTTATTTACAGGATGCTGTAAAAGTGGCACACCATTCCCTGCATGAGCAGACAGGGGCAGGCAATGAATATCTTGGCTGGCTTGATTTACCGGCCAATTATGATAAAGAAGAGTTCTCAAGAATCAAAAAAGCGGCCGCGAAAATAAAAGAAGATTCAGAAGTGCTGCTGGTTATCGGAATCGGTGGATCATATCTGGGAGCACGAGCAGCAGTTGAGATGCTTCAACATAGTTTTTATAACATTTTACCGTCGGATAAAAGAAATGCACCGCAAATTTTATTTGTGGGTAATAATATAAGCTCTACATATATGCAGGACGTAATGGACCTATTGGAAAATAGGGATTTCTCGATCAATGTTATCTCTAAATCCGGTACGACCACGGAGCCTGCACTGGCCTTCAGGATTTTCAGGAAACTGCTGGAACAAAAATACGGCGTTGAAGAAGCTAAGGGCCGCATTTATGCCACCACTGATAAAGAGAAGGGCGCATTAAAAACGGTAGCGACGGAGGAAGGTTTCCAAACTTTCGTCATTCCTGATGATGTTGGAGGACGTTACTCGGTCTTAACGGCTGTAGGGTTGCTTCCGATTGCGGTCAGTGGGGCGGATATCGATCAAATTATGGAGGGAGCCGAGCGTGCTAGGGTGGACTTCAGTTCTTCCGAGCTAGGTGAGAATCAAGCGTACCAATATGCGGCGGTTCGGAATATCCTTTACAATAAAGGGAAAACGATTGAAATGCTGATAAACTATGAGCCTGGACTTCAATACTTCTCTGAGTGGTGGAAACAATTATTTGGAGAAAGTGAAGGAAAGGATCAAAAAGGGATATTCCCTTCATCGGCTAACTTCTCGACTGACCTGCATTCATTAGGGCAGTATGTTCAGGAAGGGCGGCGTGATCTTTTTGAAACAGTCATCAAAGTGGAAAAGGCCCGTCATGAAATCTTGATTGAGGAAGCGGCCAATGACTTGGATGGCCTGAATTACCTAACAGGTGAAACGGTGCAATTCGTGAATAATAAAGCATTTGAGGGTACGCTGTTAGCCCATACGGACGGTGGCGTTCCTAACCTGATCGTAACGGTTCCTCAGCTCGATGCTTATACTTTTGGCTACCTTGTATATTTCTTCGAGAAAGCTTGTGCAATGAGCGGATACTTACTGGGTGTAAATCCATTTGATCAGCCTGGAGTGGAAGCCTATAAGGTGAACATGTTTGCTCTTTTAGGCAAGCCAGGTTATGAAAAGAAAAAAGCGGAGCTCGAACAGCGCTTATAA
- a CDS encoding YugN-like family protein encodes MIKISSQLEGKTFGLFDLETKLKPEGYVIGGGWDYDHGSFDYKIDDSDGYQFLRVPFKAVDGSLDKDGVMVELLQPFLLSHKYEDGNDDEGNIGNLSASFNQFAEPENPDAEFPENYISYGKTLVRDLEKLLLH; translated from the coding sequence ATGATTAAAATTTCTTCTCAGTTGGAAGGGAAAACGTTCGGTTTGTTCGATCTGGAGACGAAGTTAAAACCGGAAGGCTATGTGATAGGCGGAGGATGGGATTACGACCATGGTTCTTTTGATTATAAGATTGATGACAGTGATGGATACCAATTCCTGCGAGTCCCTTTCAAGGCCGTTGATGGTTCACTGGATAAGGATGGGGTAATGGTTGAACTTTTACAACCGTTTTTGTTATCTCATAAGTACGAGGACGGGAATGACGATGAAGGAAATATCGGAAACCTCTCCGCTTCCTTCAATCAGTTTGCTGAGCCTGAAAATCCGGATGCCGAATTTCCGGAAAACTATATTTCATATGGAAAAACGCTTGTCCGTGATTTGGAAAAGCTTTTATTACATTAA
- a CDS encoding potassium channel family protein, with protein MIRIGPYMSTVPRFPRFIRLLSIIALFLLSFGVLIHIVEPKRFPTLLDGIWWAIVTMSTVGYGDFTPVTNLGKVIGMVLILSGAGLITSYFAHIAKISISNEQQFLTGKKVFGGGGHIIIVGWNGRSKRIIQNIHDRKHHLSIVLIDDTLQKHPLPRTNIHFVQGKATLDSVLQKANIKQAMRVLITADLKQDELQTDMFSILTLLAVKGLNPHVYCLVEILTHEQKENALRAGADGIVETNKFASEYMQDCLSKGILAETEEQKERNGLNIKQLPIQDDWVELAFKQLSVKLFDQDILLVGIISGGKTLIKPPGDVIIQRDDTLLIIED; from the coding sequence ATGATTCGAATCGGTCCATACATGAGCACCGTTCCCAGATTTCCGCGTTTCATCAGATTGCTTTCTATAATCGCATTATTTTTACTCTCATTCGGGGTCTTGATCCACATTGTGGAGCCGAAGAGATTCCCTACTTTACTTGATGGCATCTGGTGGGCAATCGTCACTATGTCAACGGTGGGTTACGGAGATTTCACTCCCGTTACTAATCTTGGAAAAGTCATTGGGATGGTCCTCATTTTGTCGGGAGCCGGTCTGATTACCTCTTATTTTGCGCACATTGCTAAAATTTCCATTTCCAATGAACAGCAATTTCTAACAGGAAAGAAAGTATTCGGCGGCGGCGGTCATATTATCATTGTAGGCTGGAATGGCCGGTCAAAGAGAATCATCCAAAACATTCATGATCGTAAACATCATCTATCCATTGTCCTTATAGATGATACACTGCAAAAGCACCCGCTTCCAAGAACGAATATCCACTTTGTCCAAGGAAAAGCTACATTGGATTCCGTTTTGCAGAAAGCCAATATTAAACAAGCCATGCGCGTCCTTATTACGGCTGACCTTAAGCAAGACGAGCTACAAACGGATATGTTCTCGATATTAACGTTACTGGCCGTCAAAGGGCTGAATCCGCATGTATATTGTCTTGTGGAAATATTAACGCATGAACAAAAGGAAAATGCTTTACGGGCTGGAGCGGACGGTATAGTGGAAACGAATAAATTTGCAAGTGAATATATGCAGGATTGCTTATCGAAGGGGATTCTTGCGGAAACCGAAGAGCAAAAAGAGCGTAATGGATTGAACATCAAACAGCTGCCCATCCAGGATGACTGGGTTGAATTGGCGTTTAAACAGTTGAGCGTTAAGCTATTCGATCAAGACATTTTATTGGTCGGCATCATTTCAGGAGGCAAGACATTAATCAAGCCCCCTGGAGATGTAATCATACAACGTGATGACACCTTGCTCATCATTGAAGATTAA
- a CDS encoding glycosyl hydrolase family 18 protein, which yields MQIHVVRPGQTLYGIAQTYSVTVDRLVESNKIPNPNNLVSGQALVIPIVGSYYFVQPGDSLYSISQRVDVPVQELANINGISENQILSVGYRLYIPARKKRTAEFNGYVEPRGTTVAPALETAAREAAPYLTYLAPFSFQALRDGSLKEPLLNEFPAIARENKNVLMMVITNQENDQFSDELGRIILTNTSVQNKFLNNIVTTAKKYGFRDIHFDFEFLRPADKEAYNQFLRKARDRFKKEGWFISTALAPKTSAEQKGRWYEAHDYKAHGEIVDFVIIMTYEWGYSGGPPMAVSPIGPVREVLEYAVTDIPSNKILMGQNLYGYDWTLPFVQGSTARAVSPQQAIQIAADNDVSIEYDETAQAPHFNYTDIEDRQHEVWFEDARSIQAKFDLLKELNLRGMSYWKLGLAFPQNWLLISDNFNVRRRV from the coding sequence TTGCAAATTCATGTGGTTAGGCCAGGCCAGACGTTATATGGCATCGCCCAGACGTACAGCGTAACCGTTGACAGGCTCGTGGAATCAAATAAGATCCCTAACCCAAATAATCTTGTTTCGGGGCAGGCCCTTGTCATTCCAATCGTCGGCAGTTATTATTTCGTTCAACCGGGTGATAGTCTTTATTCCATTTCCCAAAGGGTTGATGTCCCTGTTCAAGAATTGGCAAATATAAATGGCATTTCCGAAAATCAAATCCTATCGGTTGGATACCGGCTCTATATTCCGGCACGGAAGAAAAGGACCGCCGAATTCAACGGTTATGTCGAGCCGCGGGGTACGACGGTTGCACCGGCCCTTGAAACGGCTGCCAGGGAAGCTGCGCCCTATTTAACCTACTTAGCCCCTTTCAGCTTCCAGGCGCTACGAGACGGCTCCTTAAAAGAGCCATTACTCAATGAATTCCCTGCCATCGCCAGAGAAAATAAAAATGTCCTGATGATGGTGATCACGAATCAGGAGAATGACCAATTCAGCGATGAGCTCGGGCGAATCATCTTAACGAATACTTCCGTTCAGAATAAGTTCCTGAACAATATCGTTACAACGGCAAAGAAATATGGATTCCGGGATATCCACTTTGACTTTGAGTTTTTAAGGCCGGCAGATAAAGAAGCCTATAATCAATTTCTCCGAAAAGCCAGGGACCGTTTCAAGAAAGAAGGATGGTTCATTTCCACGGCACTTGCCCCTAAAACAAGTGCTGAGCAAAAAGGCCGTTGGTATGAGGCACATGACTATAAAGCACATGGTGAAATCGTCGACTTCGTTATCATCATGACTTATGAATGGGGATATAGCGGCGGACCCCCAATGGCAGTGTCACCTATTGGACCTGTTCGGGAAGTTCTCGAATATGCCGTCACCGATATTCCTTCCAACAAGATCCTGATGGGGCAAAATCTATATGGCTATGATTGGACCCTGCCTTTTGTCCAGGGATCCACTGCCAGGGCCGTGAGTCCGCAGCAGGCCATCCAGATTGCGGCGGACAATGATGTTTCCATCGAGTATGATGAAACCGCACAGGCCCCGCACTTCAATTATACCGATATTGAGGATAGGCAGCATGAGGTGTGGTTTGAAGATGCCAGATCCATTCAGGCAAAATTCGATTTACTCAAAGAATTGAATCTAAGGGGAATGAGTTATTGGAAGCTCGGCTTAGCCTTCCCCCAAAACTGGCTGCTTATCAGTGATAACTTTAACGTGCGGAGAAGAGTCTAA
- a CDS encoding alpha/beta-type small acid-soluble spore protein has protein sequence MANNNNSNQLVVAGAEQALQQMKNEIASEFGVNLGADTTSRANGSVGGEITKRLVQMAEQQLGGYAR, from the coding sequence ATGGCAAACAACAATAACAGCAATCAACTAGTAGTAGCTGGTGCAGAGCAAGCTCTACAACAAATGAAGAATGAAATCGCTAGTGAATTTGGTGTAAACCTAGGTGCTGACACTACTTCTCGCGCTAACGGATCTGTTGGTGGGGAAATCACAAAACGTTTAGTGCAAATGGCTGAGCAACAATTAGGCGGGTATGCTCGTTAA